The genomic region TTGCTCTGTTTTAAGAGCCTCAGTAAAAAGTTCTCCACTAGTATCATCAAAAGCGATGTAATGTTCACCTTCTTTGAAGTATCCTAATGATGTAGCTTCTCTTGGAGTTTTATCAATATTTCTATCGAAGTATTCTTCAGCTTCTTTTCCTTTTAGTATCATAAGAATAATTGTGTTTGTTCTCCTTGTTCTTTGGAGAGAAGTTCTTCTAATAAATCTATAGTTGCTTTTAGGCGTTGCATTTGTGTAAGAGCATCTTTGCGATGCATCTTAGTAGGAATCCATTTAGGATATACTTTTTTTCTTAGTGCAAATTCTCGTTTGAGTTCTGAGAGCATATCTGTTTTAGATACTCCTTTAGTCTTGGGGTTGAGTATTTGATGTATTTGTGTGTGTTGCATGATGATTGTGATTTAATGATAAAAATTTACTGACTTTGATTTTTTCGTATTTCTCCCTATAAGGAATATGTGCCCATAACATTGAGTCATCTAGTTTTTCTATTTGAAAAGCATTGCCTTGAGATGTCTCAACAAAATATTCATCTCCGAATAGTTGTGCCTTTGCTACCCATTCAATTGTTCCATGATATTTTTTTATTGAAGCAATAATGACTTCTTCTTTACCTTCGGAACTTCCCAAGTTTTCCTTTTCTACTTTGTGTTTAAATTTGAGTAGAATAAAGGGTTCTCTTTTAGGTGGATTTTCCACATAGTTATGAGGAAAAAATACTCCCATATTCCCCACTACATAAGTAGCTTTGTTTTCTATAAATTTCCTCAATAAGAAATTGGATATTTTTTGTTTTATGTATTGTATCATGTCTTGATTTCGTTTAAATATTTACTCACTGTTTTTCTTGATACTCCTGACCCTTGCTACTTGTGAAATAGATGGTTCTTCCCCATTTTCTTTTTTAAGTGCGAAGTACACATCTGTAACTTGTTTACTTTTATTATTCCCATTGCTCCCTTTTTTAGTGGGTAGTTTTCTCCTCTTTGTGATGGGAGTTTTCACAAGAGGAGGTGTTACTTTCCCACACCATTCTCTTTTATCTTGGGTACTACCTGAGTAATTTGCACGGTGTTTTCCTCAGGTGCTACCCAATCAGTATCTTTTTCCTCATCTTGTTCTCCTATTCTGCTACCTGCTAAACTAAGTGCTAACCTTAACTCTAATGCAAAGCCTACCCATATGGTAAAATTGAGAAGTAGCAATATGCTATCTGAGAAGTTGGTAAATACTTCCCATGATGCAATATGAGCAGATGAGTAACTTTCAAATATGGTAACAGCTAGTGAGAACAATAAACCAAATGTTCCACGTGCGTATTTTCCTTTTGAGAAATCATCTATTCCTATGAGTCCAAATCCTAGTCTTGCTCCTTGGATAATTACTGCAAACCCAACCCCTACTACATACGCATATGCGAGTTGAGGAAAAAGAGGTGTCATTGCTGTTACATTGTAGAATACCTCAATAATGAGCATGAGAACAAATGATGCAATCATTACAAAGAGTAATATTCCTGGTGCGGCTTTTATCATGCCTGTTAATTGTGTAATTTTCATCTTGCTATTTTTATTTGATTAAAACTAATGTTGCTTCAGGTTCGTGTTTTTCCATATATGCTTGAGTCATTTTCCATTTTACTTTCCATAGAGCAGTTTCTTTTCCTTTGACTTCGTGATACTCAATTGAACCATCAGAAAGGATGACTTTAAAATCAATTCTATAAGTACATGACTTTGCTCCGTAGGCTTCTAACTCAATAGGGTATTGTCTTTCCCAACTTTGTATCTCTCCAGCTTTGATTCTTAAATCTAATTTTGCTGCATAGAATGCTTCTTTTCTAGAATCATAGAGTACTCCTTCATACATCGTTTTTTTTGCGTTGTATTTGTTCTTAGAGCTTTTGTTTTTGATGAACTCTCTATATTCCTCTGCTGTCATTTGTTCTTTCATCTGTACTTTTTTATTAGTTCTTGTAATTCGTATTCATCATACTTTTTTATTTGCTTAGATAGCCTTACTAATTCATCAGCTGTACCTTCTCCCCATTTTTCATCTATCCGATATTTATAAGCATCAAAATCTCCATGTTCATTAGAATTACATGCTCCACATTGAGCATTACAATTCCTTTCATCAAAGCGAGTGGACATGGCTGTTCTTCCTATAAAGTGTCCGCATTGTAATCCATAAGTAGAACCACAAGTAATACACTCAGTATCTCGCTGTCTGATATATCTTGATAGCACTATATCAAGTTTGTGAACTAGTTTAGAAAGGGAGGTCTTCGTCATCGCTTATTGATTTTCCTTCGTCTTCCATTGGATTGTAGGTATGAGAATTATGATCTTCGTAATACCTACTTTTATACTTATCAAAAAAGAAGTCTACTGCACCTTCTTTTCCTACTACTTTTTTCTTTCGTATTTTTTGAACATGAATTTCTACAGTACGATCGTTGGGTAATCCTACTTTATTTGGTCGATGAACAGTAAGAATATTATCCATCATATTGAGCCACATAGATCCTCCTGAAATATCATAAGGACCAGGTACTTTATATTCTCCCTCTTTGTTTTTCATTATTTTAGTACCTACTGGGTGTGCTACATAAATTGCTGCATCAAATTGTTTAGCAAAATATCCTTCAGCTGTTAGCTCGTTAGCTAAATATTGATCTTCTCTATACTGAAAATTATGAGCGATTTTATTCCAAGGATCCTTTACATAAGCATTGATGCCATGCTTGAGTTTTAAAAATCGAATCCTCTCATTAATCCATTTGTTATCAGGTAACGACATACTTGTTTTAGGATTGGCATCTGAATAAATCAAAAAGAAATGATCAGATATAAAATCCATTGCTGATATAAAATCTTCTTTAGAAACTCTGTCTTTAGCTTCTTTGTCTGAAGACTGTCCTGTATAGATGTGTACTAAATCTTCAAAGAAATAATCTGCTGGAAAATCTTCAGGAACAAAACATGCCCATTTCCAAGAATCGAAATAAGATTTATTAACCATCAGCTGTCTTAAAAATTGAGACTTACCCATGCCTGGTATTCCTGTAAAAAGAGTAACATCTCCTTTTAGAAAAGTAAAATGTGTATCTAGCTTTTTGAAATGTGTTGATTTTCCTTTTTCTCTACCATTATCGTAGAGATTCAACATTGTTTCTTTAGTATCTATATCAAGGCGATATATTCCTCCTACATCAACAGGCTTAGCATTTTTAAGCTGTAATTTTAGAGTTTGTATCCTAGCACTTTTATCAAATTCTTTTTGTTGTAATACTTCGTTAGAATCTTTTATTCCTTTGGGTAGATCAATTACTGAACAGCGGTATTCTCCCAATCGTCTTGCTAGTTCTGTTTGGAGATATACTCCAGGAGCATCTTTATCGGTACAAATAAAAAATTCGTCTATTTCATCAAGCTCTATAGCACAAGTTTTAATACAATCTAATTTTCCTCCTAAATTAGAACCTACTACTCCTGCTCCTTGGTCCACACTAATAATTCCATATTCTTTAGATACTCCTGCTTCTATCCAACTGAGTACATCAATTTCTCCTTCTACAATAATGCACTTCTTTTTTCCTTCAAGCGAGTTATAATTGTATACTATTTTTTCTGCTCCTGCGACTTGTTTGAATGTTTTGTTTCCTTGAATCTCATATCTTGTCTTTACATTGATGAGCTCCGTTCCTCTGAAATAATTGAATTCTATATTTCCTTTTTCATCAACACTAACATTGGCTGATTTAAGTGTTTTTTGAGATATACCTCTATCCTCAAACCATTTTACAGTTCTTGAAGGAAGAGTAGTATTGTTTTTCCACTCAGGACGAGTATATTCTTTTTTCTTAGATGCAAACCCTCTCCATCCACAAGTAGCTCTATGACATTGGTAATAACCACTTTCATAGTAAAGTCGTAATGACTTTTCATTTTTAGAACCTCCATTACACTTAGGGCAAATTGCTTTCTTTTTCCCTTGTGTAACATTAGGAGCATCTATACCAAGCTTGACAAACTCGTTGTAATACATTTTTTAAATTTGAATTTTACATTTTCTCTACCATGAATTTGGTAAAGGACTTCAAGCATTTCTTCCATCGTTGATGGATCATCTAATAATTTTCCCTCCGTATCGGTATAGTATGTTTTAGTTTCTTCTCCTGTTTTTACATCAAAATGGTAGTAAGGATAAGTATTCATGTCCTTCATCATTTCTTCTTTGCTAACAGGCTCCCCTTGAACAATTTTGATATAATCTGCCTTTGATGGAAACATGTTGTATTCATAGCTTTTTCCCTCACCAAAAGGATTCTTGACATAATACCTGCCTGAGTTTCCTGTAAGGTGTGTTCCGTTAGATTGTCCCCATATGGCTATTTCCTCCATCGTCATGATTGCTCATTGATTTCTTTTAAAATTCTTTCTGTATCTGCTTGTTTTTCTGCCATGCTTAAAATAAAATTGACTTCCTTAAATGCATTAGGATTGTCTTTATCTACATCTACTAGTCCTGAATCTATTGCAGCATGAACTGACCAACCTTTTTTGTATTTTTTGAGCTTTTCATAAAGTCTCAACTCTGATAAAGGAATCTTTCCTTGTTTTACTTTTGAGTAAGGAGCTTTGTATAATTTTTCTACAACAATGGCATCTCTTTCCAACAAAACAAATTCTGCACTTTCTCCTAGATTCAATTTCTTTTTTCTTTCTCTTGACATTTCAAATCCACAACTCGTACAAGCAGAATAAATCTTTTCCTCATCAGTATGAGTATGCTTCATGATGCCTTGATTGCATTGTTTGCATTTTCTAGGTTTGCTTTCTCTTTCTTGTTTCTTTTCATTAAGTTTGAAAGGACGTTGATCATAATCTTCTACAAATCCAAAGCGAATGGTATTATCTCCATGATCTAGAACAATACATTCTGTTTTTCCTTCAGCAAGACGAAGTCCTCTACCTACCATTTGGACATATAATCCCTCACTCTTTGTGGCTCGATTAAGAATCACTCCATCAGTATCAGGAACATCAAATCCCTCAGTAAAAAGAGCTACATTGTTGAGTACTCTTATTTCGTCATTTCTAAATTGATTAATGATTTGGCTTCTTATCGCTTTGCTTGTTGTTCCATCCAAATGAGCAGAAGGAATTCCATTTTCTAAGAATTTATTATTTACCAATTTGGAATGTTCTACATTCACATTGAAAACTATCATCTTTTTGCCTTTGGCAAATTTTAAATAATTTTCTACCACTCCATCCACTACGCCATTATCAGAAAATCTATTTGCCATTTCTCCGATATCATAATCTCCTGCTTTGGTTTTTACTCCCTCCATATTCACGGATTGTTTAGGAACAAAAACTTTAGTTGGAACTAAGTATCCCATTTCCATCAATTCTCTAATTTTTACAGGATGGACAATGTTTTGATAAATTTCTCCTAGTGGTTTTCCATCTGCTCTGAAGGGAGTAGCTGTTAAACCAATAATTTTTGCTTTAGGATACCAACTAATAATTTTTTCATAACTTTTTGCTTTGGAGCGATGACACTCATCAATAATCACTACATCAGCTTCTGGGCGTTCTCTTCTTACCAAAGTTTGTACACTAGCCACTTGAACTAGTCTGTGAGGCTTAGGTTTTATTTTTGACATGATAATGCCTGAAGGAATATCAAATTGCATGATGAGACATTGTGCAAATTGTTCTACCAATTCTTTGGAATGAACAAAAAACAATACTCGTTTTTTATTGCGAATACATATTTGAACAAATCTTGAAAAGACAGTTGATTTACCTGCTCCTGTTGGCATTACTGCACATACTCGATCAAATTGTGCAAGAGCTTCTTTGGTTTGCACAATAGCTTGTTTTTGATATTCTCTTAATTCAATCATGCTACAGCTTCTTTTGACCATTCACGAATAGATTCGAAGTTTTTACCAAACACGAACCAAATATTTTTTCTTTGTTCTGGTCCTAGATTAGATTTTGACCAGTATAAAATTTGTAGGAGTTCTTCTTTGTCTATCCCACTAGCAATTTTTTCAGAAACAAGCTGTGTCTCTTTTTCTGTAAGTTCTTTCTTCCATGCTTGTTGAACTATTTTTCGGATGTTAGATGTGGCGTTTTTAGGCTTTTCAATTTCTGCCCATTTAGGTAAAGAGTTTTTTACCCAAATTCTTTGTTTTGGAGTATGTGTAAAATCTCTTTCTTGTCCTACCCACCATTCAGCAAATTTTTCTGCTAGCTCCTCAGCTGTTCCGTTGGGTAGTAAGTTGACTATTTCTGTTCTATGTTTAACCAGTATGTATTTTTTTAATTCATCCCTGGTATTTTTTAAATTTGAAAAAGAATTTTCTGTAGTAGGTA from Bernardetia sp. harbors:
- a CDS encoding DUF1064 domain-containing protein, which gives rise to MKEQMTAEEYREFIKNKSSKNKYNAKKTMYEGVLYDSRKEAFYAAKLDLRIKAGEIQSWERQYPIELEAYGAKSCTYRIDFKVILSDGSIEYHEVKGKETALWKVKWKMTQAYMEKHEPEATLVLIK
- a CDS encoding recombination protein NinG, with the translated sequence MLSRYIRQRDTECITCGSTYGLQCGHFIGRTAMSTRFDERNCNAQCGACNSNEHGDFDAYKYRIDEKWGEGTADELVRLSKQIKKYDEYELQELIKKYR
- a CDS encoding toprim domain-containing protein, translated to MYYNEFVKLGIDAPNVTQGKKKAICPKCNGGSKNEKSLRLYYESGYYQCHRATCGWRGFASKKKEYTRPEWKNNTTLPSRTVKWFEDRGISQKTLKSANVSVDEKGNIEFNYFRGTELINVKTRYEIQGNKTFKQVAGAEKIVYNYNSLEGKKKCIIVEGEIDVLSWIEAGVSKEYGIISVDQGAGVVGSNLGGKLDCIKTCAIELDEIDEFFICTDKDAPGVYLQTELARRLGEYRCSVIDLPKGIKDSNEVLQQKEFDKSARIQTLKLQLKNAKPVDVGGIYRLDIDTKETMLNLYDNGREKGKSTHFKKLDTHFTFLKGDVTLFTGIPGMGKSQFLRQLMVNKSYFDSWKWACFVPEDFPADYFFEDLVHIYTGQSSDKEAKDRVSKEDFISAMDFISDHFFLIYSDANPKTSMSLPDNKWINERIRFLKLKHGINAYVKDPWNKIAHNFQYREDQYLANELTAEGYFAKQFDAAIYVAHPVGTKIMKNKEGEYKVPGPYDISGGSMWLNMMDNILTVHRPNKVGLPNDRTVEIHVQKIRKKKVVGKEGAVDFFFDKYKSRYYEDHNSHTYNPMEDEGKSISDDEDLPF
- a CDS encoding DEAD/DEAH box helicase, whose amino-acid sequence is MIELREYQKQAIVQTKEALAQFDRVCAVMPTGAGKSTVFSRFVQICIRNKKRVLFFVHSKELVEQFAQCLIMQFDIPSGIIMSKIKPKPHRLVQVASVQTLVRRERPEADVVIIDECHRSKAKSYEKIISWYPKAKIIGLTATPFRADGKPLGEIYQNIVHPVKIRELMEMGYLVPTKVFVPKQSVNMEGVKTKAGDYDIGEMANRFSDNGVVDGVVENYLKFAKGKKMIVFNVNVEHSKLVNNKFLENGIPSAHLDGTTSKAIRSQIINQFRNDEIRVLNNVALFTEGFDVPDTDGVILNRATKSEGLYVQMVGRGLRLAEGKTECIVLDHGDNTIRFGFVEDYDQRPFKLNEKKQERESKPRKCKQCNQGIMKHTHTDEEKIYSACTSCGFEMSRERKKKLNLGESAEFVLLERDAIVVEKLYKAPYSKVKQGKIPLSELRLYEKLKKYKKGWSVHAAIDSGLVDVDKDNPNAFKEVNFILSMAEKQADTERILKEINEQS